Proteins from a single region of Catenulispora acidiphila DSM 44928:
- the cysS gene encoding cysteine--tRNA ligase: MTLRLYDTAARATREFVPVTPGKVSIYLCGATVQAPPHIGHIRSGVSFDIARRWLEYRGYAVTFVRNVTDIDDKIIRKAAEQKVETWRVAQANEYAFQQAYRLLGCEDPSVEPRATGHIPEMVAMMHKLIYDGHAYAAGGDVYFRVRSLPAYGALAHFSVDDLEEQPAEDVAPTTHKEDPHDFALWKASKPGEPFWDTPWGPGRPGWHLECSAMAHRYLGTNFDIHGGGVDLIFPHHENEQAQSHAFGDKFTNYWMHNGWVTLKNEKMSKSLGNSVLVTELAKQYRPVVMRYYLGTPHYRSMIEYTEDSLREADAAYSRIEGFVTRALETVGPTEAAARVPAAFAESMDDDFGVPGAVAVLYTTVREGNTALAGGDKEGVATHLASVLRMLDILGLNPLAEPWAGADGAAGSGTDLRPVVDALVKVALEQRQAARERKDYAASDAIRDRLSQAGVTVEDTPSGPRWSVNQ; this comes from the coding sequence ATGACTCTCCGCCTGTATGACACCGCCGCGCGAGCGACGCGCGAGTTCGTACCCGTCACGCCAGGCAAGGTCTCGATTTACCTGTGTGGCGCGACCGTCCAGGCTCCGCCGCACATCGGCCACATCCGTTCCGGGGTCTCCTTCGACATCGCCCGCCGCTGGCTCGAGTACCGCGGGTACGCGGTCACGTTCGTGCGGAACGTCACGGACATCGACGACAAGATCATCCGCAAGGCGGCCGAGCAGAAGGTGGAGACCTGGCGGGTCGCGCAGGCCAACGAGTACGCCTTCCAGCAGGCCTACCGGCTGCTGGGCTGCGAGGACCCGTCGGTCGAGCCGCGGGCGACCGGGCACATCCCGGAGATGGTCGCGATGATGCACAAGCTCATCTACGACGGCCACGCCTACGCCGCCGGCGGCGACGTCTACTTCCGCGTGCGCTCCCTGCCCGCGTACGGCGCACTGGCCCACTTCAGCGTGGACGACCTGGAGGAGCAGCCGGCCGAGGACGTGGCGCCGACCACGCACAAGGAGGACCCGCACGACTTCGCGCTGTGGAAGGCCTCGAAGCCGGGCGAACCCTTCTGGGACACGCCGTGGGGTCCGGGGCGTCCGGGCTGGCATCTGGAGTGCTCGGCGATGGCGCACCGCTATCTGGGCACGAACTTCGACATCCACGGCGGCGGCGTCGATCTGATCTTCCCGCACCACGAGAACGAGCAGGCGCAGTCGCACGCGTTCGGCGACAAGTTCACCAACTACTGGATGCACAACGGCTGGGTCACTCTCAAGAACGAGAAGATGTCCAAGTCGCTGGGCAACTCGGTGCTGGTGACCGAACTGGCCAAGCAGTACCGGCCGGTGGTCATGCGCTACTACCTCGGAACCCCGCACTACCGCTCGATGATCGAGTACACCGAGGACTCGCTCCGCGAAGCCGACGCCGCGTACTCCCGCATCGAGGGCTTCGTCACCCGGGCCCTGGAGACCGTCGGCCCGACGGAGGCGGCGGCGCGGGTGCCCGCGGCGTTCGCCGAGTCGATGGACGACGACTTCGGCGTCCCCGGCGCGGTCGCCGTGCTCTACACCACCGTCCGCGAGGGCAACACCGCCCTGGCCGGCGGCGACAAGGAAGGCGTGGCCACCCACCTGGCCTCGGTGCTGCGGATGCTGGACATCCTCGGCCTGAACCCGCTGGCCGAACCGTGGGCCGGGGCGGACGGCGCCGCCGGGTCCGGCACGGACCTGCGGCCGGTGGTCGACGCTCTGGTCAAGGTGGCGCTGGAGCAGCGGCAGGCAGCGCGCGAGCGCAAGGATTACGCCGCCTCCGACGCCATCCGCGACCGGCTGTCCCAGGCCGGCGTCACCGTCGAGGACACACCGAGCGGTCCGCGCTGGTCTGTCAACCAATAG
- the rlmB gene encoding 23S rRNA (guanosine(2251)-2'-O)-methyltransferase RlmB — MATKGGGAGGRANKPGASSSRKGAQKGSGGQRRQGLEGRGPTPKAEERTGHPAARRAKSAAKRSAAASNPRSGAGTRGTSRPARRTPGKGEAEQVAGRNSVVEALRAHVPAKALYIAQYIDSDDRVRESMRLATELGVPLLEAPRHELDRMTNGTLHQGVMLVMPPYEYAHPDDLLEEVFAAGDTPLFAALDGVTDPRNLGAVMRSVAAFGGHGVIVPERRAAGMTAGAWKAAAGAGARLPVARAGNLTRALEAYKKQGVMVAGLAADGSVPLHELEIATEPLCLVIGSEGKGMSRLVSELCDVTVSIPIASTTESLNAGVAAGIALYEVNRRRAEARG, encoded by the coding sequence ATGGCGACCAAGGGTGGCGGCGCAGGCGGCCGGGCCAACAAGCCGGGCGCGTCGAGTTCCCGGAAGGGCGCGCAGAAGGGCTCCGGCGGCCAGCGCCGCCAGGGCCTGGAGGGCCGCGGCCCGACGCCGAAGGCCGAGGAGCGCACCGGGCATCCGGCCGCGCGCCGGGCGAAGTCGGCGGCCAAGCGCTCCGCCGCGGCCTCGAACCCGCGCTCCGGCGCCGGGACCCGCGGCACGTCCCGTCCGGCGCGGCGCACGCCCGGCAAGGGCGAGGCCGAGCAGGTCGCCGGCCGCAACTCCGTGGTCGAGGCGCTGCGCGCGCACGTGCCGGCCAAGGCGCTGTACATCGCGCAGTACATCGACAGCGACGACCGGGTCCGCGAGTCCATGCGGCTGGCCACGGAGCTGGGCGTGCCGCTGCTGGAGGCTCCGCGCCACGAGCTGGACCGGATGACCAACGGGACGCTGCACCAGGGCGTGATGCTGGTGATGCCGCCGTACGAGTACGCGCACCCGGACGACCTCCTGGAGGAGGTGTTCGCCGCCGGCGACACCCCGCTGTTCGCGGCGCTGGACGGCGTCACCGACCCGCGCAACCTCGGCGCCGTGATGCGTTCGGTCGCGGCCTTCGGCGGGCACGGCGTGATCGTGCCGGAGCGCCGGGCGGCGGGCATGACCGCCGGGGCGTGGAAGGCCGCGGCCGGTGCCGGCGCGCGGCTGCCGGTGGCCCGCGCCGGGAACCTGACCCGCGCGCTGGAGGCGTACAAGAAGCAGGGCGTGATGGTCGCCGGCCTCGCCGCCGACGGCTCGGTGCCGCTGCACGAGCTGGAGATCGCCACCGAGCCGCTGTGCCTGGTCATCGGATCCGAGGGCAAGGGCATGTCGCGGCTGGTGTCCGAGCTCTGCGACGTCACCGTCTCGATCCCGATCGCCTCCACGACCGAGTCGCTGAACGCCGGTGTGGCAGCCGGGATCGCGCTGTACGAGGTCAACCGGCGGCGCGCCGAAGCGCGCGGCTGA